A stretch of Metabacillus sp. FJAT-52054 DNA encodes these proteins:
- a CDS encoding DNA polymerase IV, whose product MQGEVKKGRIIFHIDMNSFYASVEMAYDPELKGKPVAIAGNAEERKGIIVTCSYEARKYGVKTTMQLWQARRLCPDLVVRKPNFDRYRQSSKAMFDVLREYTPLVEPVSIDEGYMDITEYTNGQNPIDIAKSLQSRLLEELMLPSSIGIAPNKFLAKMASNMKKPLGITVLRKRELNQLLWPLPVEEMHGVGEKTGEKLKGIGIHTIHDLVVAEDGKLKELLGINGERLKKRASGIDDRPVDPDSIYDFKSIGNSSTLPKDSSNPRELDKLISKLAESVSRRMNRKNVLASRLSVMIRYGNRQTFTRTAKLENPIAGASDIEEKAKRIFYKHWTGEPIRLLGITGMDLLEKEEAVKQLDLFSYQEDAKEEPLWNVLDQINGKFGKNTIKRGLTGRTDEDHTSGTSFNKDFLRDSKD is encoded by the coding sequence ATGCAGGGAGAAGTGAAAAAAGGACGCATCATTTTTCACATCGATATGAATAGCTTTTATGCTTCAGTTGAAATGGCTTACGATCCTGAGTTAAAAGGAAAGCCGGTGGCGATAGCCGGGAACGCAGAGGAACGGAAGGGAATCATTGTAACCTGCTCCTATGAAGCAAGAAAATACGGAGTAAAAACAACGATGCAGCTTTGGCAGGCTAGAAGATTATGCCCGGATCTTGTGGTCAGGAAACCAAACTTTGACCGTTACCGCCAGTCCTCAAAAGCGATGTTTGACGTGCTGAGAGAGTATACTCCATTGGTTGAGCCTGTGAGCATCGATGAAGGGTATATGGATATTACCGAATATACGAATGGCCAAAACCCTATTGATATCGCCAAATCTCTTCAATCAAGGCTGCTTGAGGAGCTAATGCTCCCTTCGAGCATAGGGATTGCTCCAAATAAGTTTCTGGCTAAGATGGCTTCCAATATGAAAAAACCGCTTGGCATTACGGTGCTCCGCAAGCGCGAACTCAATCAGCTTCTATGGCCGCTGCCTGTTGAAGAAATGCATGGAGTCGGGGAGAAAACGGGAGAGAAGCTGAAAGGAATCGGCATTCACACCATTCATGATCTTGTAGTGGCGGAGGATGGAAAATTAAAAGAACTGCTTGGCATCAATGGGGAGCGTCTGAAAAAAAGGGCATCGGGAATAGATGACCGTCCTGTTGATCCGGATTCCATATACGATTTTAAAAGCATTGGAAATTCATCTACTCTTCCTAAGGATTCATCAAATCCGAGGGAACTGGATAAACTGATTTCGAAGCTTGCCGAATCGGTAAGCAGAAGGATGAACCGCAAAAATGTTCTGGCCTCAAGACTGTCTGTTATGATCCGCTATGGTAATCGCCAGACCTTCACACGCACAGCAAAGCTTGAAAATCCGATTGCGGGGGCATCCGATATTGAAGAAAAAGCAAAGCGGATATTTTATAAGCACTGGACAGGAGAACCAATCCGGCTGCTTGGCATAACCGGAATGGACTTGCTTGAAAAAGAAGAAGCCGTAAAACAGCTTGATTTGTTTTCCTACCAGGAGGATGCGAAGGAAGAGCCGCTTTGGAATGTACTTGACCAGATTAACGGGAAATTTGGAAAAAATACGATTAAACGCGGATTGACTGGAAGAACAGATGAGGACCATACGAGCGGAACGAGCTTTAACAAAGATTTTCTAAGAGACTCTAAGGATTAG
- a CDS encoding chemotaxis protein CheW yields MKAVIFQTQGEDFGISIEHVVSIEKVLDLKPIPNLPDYVKGVMPIRGELVPVIDVSCLFKKIENNELEKAKIITVQTDELTAGLLVSEAKEILELEQEQLKLLPIGAGASSKWFSSIAMKDSRLITLVNPASFIGTLEALDDIKSELLTLNIEENEKASI; encoded by the coding sequence ATGAAGGCGGTAATTTTTCAAACTCAAGGAGAAGATTTCGGGATTTCGATCGAGCATGTTGTCTCAATTGAGAAAGTGCTTGATCTCAAACCAATCCCCAATCTTCCGGACTATGTAAAGGGTGTTATGCCGATCAGAGGTGAATTGGTCCCAGTCATCGACGTTTCATGCCTTTTCAAGAAAATAGAGAACAATGAGCTGGAAAAGGCAAAGATTATCACGGTTCAGACGGATGAATTAACAGCCGGACTGCTAGTGAGTGAAGCAAAGGAAATACTGGAGCTTGAACAAGAACAGCTCAAACTGCTGCCGATTGGAGCAGGGGCCTCATCAAAATGGTTCTCTTCCATTGCCATGAAGGACAGCAGGCTGATTACACTGGTTAACCCCGCTTCATTCATCGGTACTTTGGAAGCACTGGATGACATAAAGTCTGAATTACTGACCCTCAATATTGAAGAAAACGAAAAAGCATCCATTTGA
- the gndA gene encoding NADP-dependent phosphogluconate dehydrogenase has translation MSKQQIGVIGLAVMGKNLALNIESRGYSISVYNRSSDKTEDFLAESEGKNVKGTYSIEEFVQSLETPRKILLMVKAGPATDATIETLLPYLDKGDILIDGGNTFFKDTQRRNSELAESGIHFIGTGVSGGEEGALKGPSIMPGGQKEAHDLVKPILEAISAKVDGEACTTYIGPDGAGHYVKMVHNGIEYGDMQLISEAYFLLKNVLGLSAEEFHEVFAEWNKGELDSYLIEITADIFTKKDDETGKPLVDVILDTAGQKGTGKWTSSNALDLGVPLPIITESVFSRFISAMKDERVKASKVLSGPEAGTYTGDKQELIEAVRQALFMSKICSYAQGFAQMKAASEEYGWDLKYGEIAMIFRGGCIIRAAFLQQIKEAFDRDANLSNLLLDPYFKEIVQKYQVSLRKTLSVAIERGVAVPGFSSALAYFDSYRTEVLPANLIQAQRDYFGAHTYQRIDKEGIFHTEWMTK, from the coding sequence ATGTCAAAACAGCAAATTGGTGTGATTGGTCTTGCCGTTATGGGTAAGAATTTAGCTTTAAATATTGAGAGCCGCGGGTATTCCATATCCGTTTACAACCGTTCTTCTGATAAAACAGAGGATTTCCTAGCAGAATCCGAAGGCAAGAATGTAAAAGGTACATACAGCATAGAGGAGTTTGTCCAATCGCTTGAAACTCCAAGAAAAATTTTGTTAATGGTAAAAGCGGGACCGGCAACGGATGCAACGATTGAAACGCTCCTTCCGTATTTGGATAAAGGCGACATCCTGATCGATGGAGGAAATACGTTCTTTAAAGATACACAGCGCAGGAATTCAGAGCTTGCCGAGAGCGGAATTCACTTTATCGGAACAGGTGTGTCAGGCGGTGAGGAAGGCGCGTTAAAAGGACCTTCCATCATGCCTGGGGGACAAAAAGAAGCGCACGATCTCGTAAAGCCCATTCTTGAGGCTATTTCCGCAAAAGTAGATGGCGAAGCTTGTACAACCTATATCGGTCCGGACGGCGCGGGTCATTACGTAAAAATGGTCCACAACGGAATCGAATACGGGGACATGCAGCTCATCTCAGAGGCCTATTTCCTTTTGAAAAATGTCCTGGGACTATCTGCTGAGGAATTCCATGAAGTATTTGCGGAATGGAATAAAGGGGAGCTTGACAGCTACCTAATCGAAATTACTGCCGATATCTTTACAAAAAAAGATGACGAAACTGGCAAGCCGCTAGTGGACGTTATTTTGGATACGGCCGGACAAAAAGGTACAGGAAAATGGACGAGCAGCAATGCATTGGATCTCGGTGTACCGCTGCCTATCATCACAGAGTCCGTCTTTTCGCGCTTTATTTCAGCTATGAAAGACGAACGTGTAAAGGCAAGCAAAGTATTATCAGGTCCTGAAGCGGGCACTTACACGGGCGACAAACAAGAATTAATCGAAGCGGTCCGCCAGGCACTGTTTATGAGTAAAATTTGCTCCTATGCCCAAGGCTTTGCCCAAATGAAGGCAGCCTCAGAGGAATACGGCTGGGATCTTAAATATGGTGAAATTGCGATGATTTTCAGAGGAGGATGCATCATTCGGGCAGCATTCCTGCAGCAAATTAAGGAAGCGTTTGACAGAGATGCGAATCTTTCCAACCTGCTTCTTGATCCATATTTCAAAGAAATCGTGCAAAAATATCAGGTTTCCTTACGCAAAACTCTTTCTGTGGCGATTGAACGCGGGGTAGCCGTACCTGGTTTCTCAAGTGCGCTTGCCTACTTTGACAGCTACCGTACAGAGGTGCTTCCAGCAAACTTGATCCAAGCACAGCGTGACTATTTTGGAGCTCATACGTATCAGCGAATTGATAAAGAAGGTATTTTTCACACAGAATGGATGACTAAATAA
- a CDS encoding GRP family sugar transporter, protein MGILLALIPAITWGSLVLISVKLGGDAKSQTLGITIGALLFAIVTYFFTFPDINGLAWGIGIVSGVLWAIGQFGQLSSVKYIGVAKTVPISTGLQLMGTTLFGVLLFKEWDTKSAIILGSIAVAAIIIGVVLTSIGQKAENAEDKKHFKKGMLILLVSSLGYIGYVVIIRQFEIDGWAAILPQGIGMVAGAVVLTIRSQPFNKYAVRNILTGIWWSAGNLGLLLSLPLIGVATSFSLSQTGIVISTLGGLFLLQEKSAKKQIIFVIIGCLLIIAGGVLLGYTKR, encoded by the coding sequence ATAGGAATTTTATTAGCGTTAATCCCGGCCATTACGTGGGGAAGCTTAGTATTAATCAGCGTAAAACTTGGCGGGGATGCTAAGAGCCAGACGCTTGGAATAACGATTGGCGCCCTGCTGTTTGCCATCGTGACCTATTTTTTCACCTTTCCGGATATCAATGGTTTAGCATGGGGAATTGGTATTGTTTCAGGTGTTTTATGGGCTATTGGCCAATTCGGACAGCTGTCCAGCGTCAAATACATAGGGGTTGCCAAAACGGTGCCCATTTCTACGGGTCTGCAGTTAATGGGTACAACCTTATTTGGGGTATTGCTATTTAAAGAATGGGATACAAAATCAGCGATCATTTTAGGTTCCATTGCTGTAGCCGCGATTATTATTGGAGTGGTGCTTACTTCAATCGGTCAAAAAGCAGAAAATGCAGAAGACAAAAAGCATTTCAAAAAAGGAATGCTCATTTTACTTGTTTCTTCACTTGGATATATTGGCTATGTCGTCATTATCCGGCAATTTGAAATTGACGGATGGGCAGCGATTCTTCCTCAAGGAATCGGTATGGTTGCAGGAGCAGTGGTGCTCACGATCAGAAGCCAGCCATTTAACAAATACGCAGTAAGAAATATTTTGACGGGGATTTGGTGGTCAGCAGGTAACCTTGGACTGCTGCTTTCACTGCCGCTAATAGGTGTAGCAACAAGCTTTTCCCTGTCCCAAACAGGTATTGTCATTTCAACCCTTGGCGGCCTGTTCCTGCTGCAGGAGAAATCAGCGAAAAAGCAAATCATATTTGTGATCATCGGATGCCTGCTCATTATCGCAGGAGGCGTTCTGCTCGGCTATACAAAACGATAA
- a CDS encoding DUF6376 family protein, with translation MMRAMTLIIIFLLFLSGCSFFGKPATYGEEAANFAYELADESEQLSTLFYDAADSETARTELESILLSMKNQIKTFNKIHAPEQMTEWHRDLLEQNDHALQNIEEYLTAIENNTYTENLKTDPGLPRQVMVIQNMAKNIKNDEKK, from the coding sequence ATGATGCGCGCGATGACGCTAATAATCATTTTCTTACTCTTCCTATCCGGCTGCTCTTTTTTTGGCAAGCCTGCTACATACGGAGAAGAAGCTGCAAACTTTGCCTATGAACTGGCGGATGAGTCTGAACAGCTCTCGACTCTTTTCTATGATGCAGCTGATAGTGAAACGGCCAGGACAGAGCTTGAATCAATTTTACTCAGTATGAAAAACCAAATAAAAACCTTTAATAAAATCCATGCACCTGAGCAGATGACAGAGTGGCACCGGGATCTGTTGGAACAGAATGACCATGCCCTTCAAAACATTGAAGAGTATTTAACCGCTATTGAAAATAACACCTATACTGAAAATCTGAAAACCGATCCCGGATTGCCGAGGCAGGTAATGGTTATACAGAATATGGCTAAAAACATAAAAAATGATGAGAAGAAGTAA